A region from the Desulfomarina profundi genome encodes:
- a CDS encoding FAD-dependent thymidylate synthase: protein MKIIEPYFEIQDDLDRSSLAVRLEACGRICYKSEDLITEDSAVPFVTKIAKHGHNSVLETAVVTLKLFCGDDLVADFFACQPKYLVVDRTEGGLLVTGSIRSFRELYVNYPENRLIAGMVSLLAAKEPFLFEDVYDADAAVDSDSPLKIEKMSLAQVDELADDLLMRHRYVGVKFIVNRAVTHELVRHRPCSFLQESQRYCRYSQDKFDGQVTFIKPMFYKEGSKEYEVWKEAMELTEEKYLKLLETSSPQAARTVLPNSCKTEIIVYCNLVEWQHIFKLRTSQAAEPSMREIIVPLAEEFSRRYPMI from the coding sequence ATGAAAATAATTGAGCCTTATTTTGAGATTCAGGATGATCTTGACAGAAGTTCACTGGCTGTCAGATTGGAAGCATGTGGTCGTATTTGTTACAAAAGTGAAGATCTTATTACGGAGGATTCAGCTGTTCCTTTTGTAACAAAAATTGCAAAACATGGTCATAATTCCGTACTTGAAACTGCAGTGGTGACCCTGAAACTCTTCTGCGGTGACGATCTTGTAGCAGATTTTTTTGCCTGTCAACCCAAATACCTTGTCGTTGACAGGACAGAGGGTGGTCTGCTTGTCACAGGCTCAATTCGAAGTTTCAGGGAACTCTATGTCAACTATCCGGAGAACAGGCTGATAGCTGGAATGGTTTCTCTGCTGGCTGCAAAAGAACCATTTCTTTTTGAAGACGTATATGATGCTGATGCAGCTGTTGATAGTGATTCCCCACTGAAGATTGAAAAAATGAGCCTGGCACAGGTCGATGAGCTTGCTGATGATCTTCTTATGCGACACCGGTATGTCGGTGTGAAATTTATCGTCAACAGGGCAGTAACTCATGAACTGGTTCGCCATCGACCCTGTTCCTTTCTTCAGGAAAGTCAGAGGTACTGCCGATACAGCCAGGATAAATTCGATGGTCAGGTGACCTTTATAAAACCGATGTTTTATAAAGAGGGAAGCAAAGAGTACGAGGTCTGGAAAGAAGCAATGGAACTGACGGAAGAGAAATATTTAAAACTGCTTGAAACTTCTTCACCCCAGGCCGCCAGAACTGTTCTGCCGAACTCCTGTAAGACTGAAATCATAGTATACTGTAATCTGGTTGAATGGCAGCATATTTTCAAATTGCGAACATCCCAGGCAGCAGAGCCGTCCATGCGAGAAATAATTGTTCCTCTGGCAGAAGAATTTTCCAGGAGATATCCTATGATATGA
- the nifS gene encoding cysteine desulfurase NifS, producing MAETNDKIVYMDNNATTKVAPEVVDAMLPYLKELYGNPSSMHTFGGQVGQAVVEARSKIADLLGAQPEEITFTSCGTESDSTAILSALRTFPEKRHVVTTRVEHPAVKSLCENLETLTGHKYKVTRLKVDEEGMVDMAEYEAALTDDTAIVSVMWANNETGNIYPVEKMATMARARGILFHTDAVQAVGKIPINLKELDIDFLSLSGHKLHAPKGIGVLYVKRGTLFVPFLTGGHQESGRRGGTENVASIVGLGRACELAAEKMDEENTKVKKLRDRLEKELLSRIPNSRLNGHKTARLPNTTNISFEYVEGEAILLHMNRYNICASSGSACTSGSLEPSHVLRAMGVPFTAAHGSIRFSLSIYNTDEEVDYIVEKMPAIIESLRKMSPFWKGN from the coding sequence ATGGCAGAGACGAATGATAAAATTGTCTATATGGATAATAATGCAACAACCAAGGTTGCTCCGGAAGTTGTTGATGCCATGTTACCGTATCTGAAGGAGTTGTACGGTAACCCGTCCAGCATGCATACCTTTGGTGGTCAGGTGGGACAGGCTGTTGTAGAGGCCCGGAGTAAGATTGCCGATCTGCTGGGAGCACAGCCGGAAGAGATCACGTTCACCAGTTGTGGAACGGAAAGTGATTCCACGGCAATTCTTTCGGCATTGAGGACATTCCCGGAAAAAAGACATGTGGTGACAACCAGGGTCGAGCACCCGGCTGTCAAGAGCCTGTGTGAAAACCTTGAGACACTGACAGGCCATAAATACAAGGTGACCCGCCTGAAGGTTGATGAAGAGGGAATGGTTGATATGGCCGAATATGAGGCTGCATTGACTGATGATACAGCAATTGTGTCAGTGATGTGGGCTAATAATGAAACCGGTAATATTTATCCTGTTGAAAAAATGGCCACGATGGCCAGGGCCAGAGGCATTCTCTTTCATACTGATGCTGTGCAGGCAGTGGGTAAGATACCGATTAACCTGAAAGAACTTGATATAGACTTTCTCTCTCTGTCAGGGCATAAACTCCATGCCCCGAAAGGTATTGGTGTTCTCTATGTGAAACGTGGGACACTTTTTGTCCCTTTTCTCACCGGCGGTCACCAGGAAAGCGGTCGGCGCGGTGGAACAGAGAATGTAGCTTCCATTGTTGGTCTTGGCAGAGCCTGCGAACTGGCTGCTGAAAAAATGGACGAGGAAAACACCAAGGTGAAAAAGCTGAGGGACAGGTTGGAAAAAGAGCTGCTCAGCAGAATCCCGAACTCACGTCTGAACGGTCATAAGACGGCAAGACTGCCAAATACAACCAATATCAGTTTTGAATATGTGGAGGGAGAGGCAATTCTTCTCCATATGAATCGCTATAATATCTGTGCCTCCTCCGGTTCTGCCTGCACTTCCGGTTCCCTGGAACCGTCACATGTGCTTCGGGCAATGGGAGTCCCTTTTACAGCTGCTCATGGTTCAATACGCTTTTCTCTCAGCATCTATAATACTGACGAGGAAGTTGATTATATAGTGGAAAAAATGCCCGCTATAATAGAGTCGTTAAGAAAAATGTCTCCATTTTGGAAAGGGAACTGA
- the nifU gene encoding Fe-S cluster assembly protein NifU, translating into MWEYTDKVQHHFLNPQNVGELENADGTGDVGSLACGDALKLTLKIDENEIITDAKFKTFGCASAIASSSVLTEMVIGMSVEEASKVTNEDIANALGGLPKEKMHCSVMGREALEAAIADYRGMILPMAEGEVVCECFGVTDLEVIRAINESNLRSVEEITNFTKAGGGCGKCEDKLREILRKTVGEKVEAAATGTKTRKMTALQKIKKIEEVLEREIKPGLRKDGGDLELIDVDGDFVTVSLRGACKSCKKSQTTIKEYVEKKLRELVLDTLIVEEEE; encoded by the coding sequence ATGTGGGAATATACTGATAAGGTTCAACACCATTTTCTGAACCCTCAAAATGTCGGTGAACTTGAAAATGCTGATGGTACAGGTGATGTGGGTTCACTTGCCTGTGGTGATGCATTGAAGCTGACTTTAAAAATAGATGAGAACGAAATAATTACAGATGCCAAATTCAAAACCTTCGGATGTGCAAGTGCTATCGCATCATCTTCAGTGTTAACTGAAATGGTTATCGGTATGTCGGTGGAAGAGGCTTCCAAGGTTACTAATGAGGATATTGCCAATGCTCTCGGTGGCCTGCCTAAGGAAAAAATGCACTGTTCGGTCATGGGACGTGAAGCTCTGGAAGCTGCCATTGCTGATTATCGTGGCATGATCCTGCCCATGGCGGAAGGAGAAGTCGTCTGCGAGTGTTTTGGTGTGACGGATCTTGAGGTCATCAGGGCGATAAATGAATCGAACCTTCGCTCTGTGGAAGAAATTACAAATTTCACAAAAGCCGGAGGTGGTTGTGGCAAGTGTGAGGATAAGTTAAGAGAAATTCTGCGAAAAACCGTAGGTGAGAAAGTGGAGGCCGCTGCCACCGGGACCAAAACCAGGAAAATGACGGCATTACAGAAGATCAAAAAAATAGAAGAGGTTCTCGAACGGGAAATCAAGCCGGGTCTCAGAAAGGACGGAGGAGATCTTGAGTTGATTGATGTGGATGGTGACTTTGTAACTGTATCATTACGGGGAGCATGCAAGAGCTGCAAAAAGTCGCAGACAACTATCAAGGAATATGTTGAAAAGAAACTGAGGGAGCTGGTACTGGACACTCTCATTGTGGAGGAAGAAGAGTAA
- a CDS encoding phosphohexomutase domain-containing protein, producing MSKPQKQRIPPHARELFEQYIVTGDHVASDYLTLIKKLVANKNSEGERWEEPIKLAYDLLAQEIRENRNSPAETIKFGTSGWRGRLGKDVFAHSVCCVTAAIVELFQAVDREKEFIPFLGVSSFSEALKRGCVVGFDNRFGGEYLAGCVMHILAGAGFTIYYAGESTTGVLSAAVLECDAAFSINLTPSHNPLEYGGYKFNGADAGPAAPLLTERITENSSRIILKDDSAFYRNGDEIHAQIDLDTVTCIDSLGLWKKMVQRNSTVHGLDLKKCVTRFLQKKDVAVAVDCVHGASRLHIRELFENTSKESLTVLREDSDVTFGGVAPEPSSANMRGVFNLLREKKELFRLGCIIDPDGDRIRFTDGNFEISMNQFGAMAFHFLHEYKGKKGIVAKTVATSNFANRIADILGEEVFEPAVGFKNFKSVIGKALVCFEESDGITIIGHTPEKDAYIGLFLALEMMLTTGKNLGEYLQDLEQEYGSYFPARDGIAVSVQGEELLNLLKGLEKYSVGSSVSVGSRTRQIVDVITIDGRKMIFDDGSWLMIRPSGTEPKVRFYVESRTDSGTSDLVQTAGKMLEEIGLL from the coding sequence ATGTCAAAACCACAAAAACAGAGAATTCCGCCTCATGCCAGGGAATTGTTTGAACAATATATCGTCACTGGAGACCATGTTGCAAGTGATTATTTAACCCTTATCAAAAAGCTTGTTGCCAATAAAAACAGTGAGGGAGAGAGGTGGGAGGAGCCGATAAAGCTGGCCTATGACCTGCTGGCGCAGGAAATCAGGGAAAACAGGAATAGCCCGGCAGAAACAATAAAATTTGGGACATCCGGGTGGCGTGGACGGCTTGGAAAAGATGTGTTTGCACATTCCGTCTGCTGCGTTACCGCGGCCATAGTTGAGCTTTTCCAAGCTGTTGACAGGGAAAAAGAGTTTATTCCATTTCTTGGGGTCAGCAGTTTTTCTGAAGCCTTGAAGCGTGGGTGTGTCGTTGGTTTTGATAACCGGTTCGGAGGTGAATACCTTGCCGGCTGTGTAATGCATATCCTGGCTGGTGCCGGGTTCACAATCTATTATGCGGGCGAGTCCACAACAGGAGTTCTTTCTGCTGCAGTTCTTGAATGTGATGCAGCCTTTTCCATTAATCTGACTCCTTCACATAATCCTCTTGAATATGGGGGCTATAAGTTTAACGGTGCGGATGCCGGTCCTGCAGCACCTCTACTGACAGAGAGAATTACAGAAAACTCCAGCAGAATTATTTTAAAAGATGATTCTGCATTCTACAGGAATGGAGATGAGATACATGCGCAGATAGATTTGGATACTGTCACATGCATTGATTCCCTGGGGTTATGGAAGAAAATGGTGCAGAGGAACAGTACTGTTCATGGTCTGGACCTGAAAAAATGTGTAACCAGGTTTTTGCAGAAAAAGGATGTTGCCGTTGCCGTTGACTGTGTACATGGTGCCAGTCGTCTTCATATAAGGGAGCTTTTTGAAAATACTTCCAAGGAGTCGCTCACCGTACTGAGAGAGGACAGTGATGTTACATTCGGGGGAGTAGCTCCGGAACCTTCTTCTGCCAATATGCGTGGAGTGTTTAACCTGCTTCGGGAAAAAAAGGAATTATTCAGGCTTGGTTGTATTATCGATCCAGATGGTGACAGGATACGTTTTACAGATGGAAATTTCGAGATCAGTATGAACCAGTTCGGTGCCATGGCCTTCCATTTTCTTCACGAATATAAAGGGAAAAAGGGGATTGTTGCCAAAACGGTTGCCACATCGAATTTTGCAAACCGGATAGCCGATATTCTTGGGGAGGAGGTCTTTGAACCTGCGGTTGGGTTTAAGAATTTTAAATCTGTCATCGGTAAAGCACTGGTCTGTTTTGAGGAATCGGACGGTATTACAATAATTGGTCATACTCCGGAAAAAGATGCCTATATTGGTTTATTTCTGGCGTTGGAAATGATGTTGACAACGGGGAAAAATCTTGGAGAATATCTGCAGGATCTTGAGCAGGAGTACGGTAGCTATTTCCCGGCACGTGATGGAATTGCGGTCAGTGTACAGGGAGAGGAGCTGTTGAATCTTCTCAAGGGGCTTGAGAAATACTCTGTGGGAAGTTCTGTTTCAGTTGGCAGCCGCACCAGGCAAATTGTAGATGTTATTACAATAGACGGTCGTAAGATGATTTTTGATGACGGTTCCTGGTTAATGATACGGCCATCGGGAACGGAACCGAAGGTGCGGTTTTATGTCGAATCACGAACGGATAGCGGAACCAGCGATCTTGTTCAGACAGCCGGGAAAATGCTGGAAGAAATCGGTTTATTGTAG
- a CDS encoding Trm112 family protein, translating into MNRQDIMETINKDLLEILACPKCKGAVKLQEDEGILCEKCKLLYEIRDGIPIMLIDEAKTIEQD; encoded by the coding sequence ATGAATAGACAGGATATTATGGAAACAATCAACAAGGATTTACTGGAAATTCTCGCATGCCCCAAATGCAAGGGTGCTGTAAAATTACAGGAGGACGAAGGCATTTTGTGTGAAAAATGTAAACTCCTCTATGAAATACGGGATGGTATTCCGATCATGCTGATTGATGAGGCAAAAACCATTGAGCAGGATTAA
- a CDS encoding sigma-54-dependent transcriptional regulator produces MSMHSILIVDDEPNYLVVLSELLRDEGFEVFTGSGGEEGLGIVQDVDLDVVVTDMQMPGMNGLQFMLKIKEKRPNLPVIVVTAFAEVDRAVEAMQAGAFSYLAKPFSNDELIVNLRKAAHHYSILRENTRLRDEIRGRAGFGGMVGKNPKMLAVYKLIEKVAPTDASVLITGESGTGKELVAKAIHMHSPREAEPFIAVNCAALSEGLLESELFGHEKGAFTGAVAMRKGRFELAHRGTLFLDEVGEIPLPLQSKLLRVLQERKFERVGGGKTLEVDVRILSASNRDLREEVASGRFREDLFYRLNVIPVNLPALRERMDDMKLLVEFFMERFKKSLNRSELKISPSAMALLMKLPWEGNIRELENTIERAAILCSGDVIEAEDVQPDSLYMEKKSAWEKDVDINQLIPDELTLNEVLYTIEEKMLKRALAETENIQARAAEKLGITKSLLQYKMKKYGIKKKK; encoded by the coding sequence ATGAGTATGCATTCAATTCTTATTGTTGATGATGAACCGAATTATCTTGTTGTTCTTTCTGAGTTGCTGCGGGACGAGGGGTTTGAGGTTTTTACAGGTTCAGGCGGTGAAGAGGGGTTGGGAATTGTTCAGGACGTTGATCTTGATGTCGTTGTGACAGACATGCAGATGCCCGGAATGAACGGATTGCAGTTCATGCTGAAAATCAAGGAGAAACGGCCCAATCTGCCCGTCATTGTAGTCACTGCATTTGCCGAAGTGGACAGAGCGGTTGAAGCGATGCAGGCTGGTGCATTCAGTTATCTGGCAAAACCGTTTTCCAATGATGAGCTTATTGTCAACCTGCGTAAAGCAGCGCATCACTATTCCATTCTTCGCGAAAATACGCGTCTCCGTGATGAGATAAGGGGACGGGCAGGGTTTGGTGGTATGGTTGGTAAAAATCCCAAAATGCTTGCTGTATACAAACTGATTGAAAAGGTAGCTCCTACCGACGCCTCCGTACTCATCACAGGTGAAAGCGGCACCGGCAAGGAATTGGTGGCAAAGGCAATTCATATGCACAGCCCCAGGGAGGCCGAACCTTTTATTGCCGTAAACTGTGCGGCTCTCTCCGAGGGTCTTCTGGAAAGTGAGTTGTTCGGGCACGAGAAGGGTGCTTTCACTGGAGCGGTGGCCATGCGCAAAGGTCGGTTCGAACTGGCACACCGGGGGACACTTTTTCTTGATGAAGTGGGCGAAATTCCACTGCCACTGCAGTCAAAACTTCTCAGGGTACTTCAGGAAAGGAAATTTGAAAGGGTTGGTGGGGGGAAAACCCTGGAAGTCGATGTACGTATCCTCAGTGCTTCAAACAGGGATCTCCGGGAAGAAGTTGCTTCAGGTCGGTTCCGTGAAGATCTGTTTTATCGCCTGAATGTCATCCCGGTCAATCTCCCTGCTCTCAGGGAGCGGATGGATGATATGAAACTTCTGGTGGAGTTTTTTATGGAAAGATTCAAAAAATCCTTAAACAGATCAGAGTTGAAAATATCCCCCTCTGCAATGGCCCTGTTGATGAAACTCCCCTGGGAGGGTAATATCCGAGAGCTTGAAAATACCATCGAACGGGCGGCCATTCTCTGCAGCGGAGACGTGATTGAAGCGGAAGATGTGCAGCCGGACAGCCTCTACATGGAGAAAAAATCGGCCTGGGAAAAAGATGTTGATATCAATCAGCTTATCCCTGATGAACTGACATTGAATGAAGTGCTTTACACCATTGAGGAAAAGATGCTGAAGAGAGCCCTTGCGGAGACCGAAAATATTCAGGCACGGGCTGCAGAAAAACTGGGCATTACCAAGAGTCTGCTTCAATACAAAATGAAAAAGTACGGTATAAAAAAGAAGAAATAA
- a CDS encoding PHP domain-containing protein produces MSIDLHIHSRYSDGTMSPEELLVYAKKKGLEAVALTDHDTVDGVREAVRLGRKLDLEVISGIEISAIYGKTTVHILGYLFDMQNEVFLGAIERLQKARIERNRKILQLLEKQGIHLQEEEIADVSQIGQTGRPHIAKVLINKGLVANIDEAFGRYLGDDGCAYVRRFVFSADEVLNLIHQAGGVAVLAHPMQLVKKGLELNSVIGKLVDQGLDGLELYYPTHSKKNRATLLQFVERYSLVVSGGSDYHGDMRPGTTLAGGKNVTVPSSVLAGLKKRILDR; encoded by the coding sequence ATGTCCATAGATCTACATATACACTCCAGGTATTCAGATGGTACAATGAGTCCGGAGGAATTACTTGTTTATGCGAAGAAAAAGGGGTTGGAGGCGGTTGCGCTGACGGATCACGACACGGTGGATGGTGTAAGAGAGGCTGTCCGGTTGGGTCGAAAGCTTGATCTGGAAGTCATTTCCGGAATTGAAATCAGTGCCATATACGGTAAAACAACTGTTCATATCCTCGGATACCTCTTTGATATGCAAAATGAAGTTTTTCTTGGGGCAATTGAAAGGTTGCAGAAGGCAAGGATCGAGAGGAACAGAAAAATTCTACAGCTTCTTGAGAAACAAGGAATCCATCTCCAGGAAGAAGAAATTGCGGATGTTTCACAAATCGGCCAGACCGGAAGGCCTCATATTGCAAAGGTTCTGATAAACAAGGGACTGGTGGCGAATATTGATGAGGCATTCGGCAGGTATCTTGGTGATGATGGCTGTGCCTATGTCCGACGGTTTGTTTTTTCCGCAGACGAAGTGCTGAATTTAATTCATCAGGCCGGTGGGGTTGCTGTTCTTGCCCATCCCATGCAGCTTGTCAAAAAGGGGCTGGAATTGAATTCTGTCATCGGCAAGCTTGTTGACCAGGGGCTGGATGGTCTGGAGCTGTACTATCCGACCCATTCAAAAAAAAATCGAGCCACCCTTTTACAGTTTGTTGAGCGATACAGTCTGGTGGTCAGTGGTGGGAGTGACTACCATGGAGATATGCGGCCCGGTACAACCCTGGCAGGTGGAAAAAATGTAACTGTTCCCTCCAGTGTACTGGCTGGATTGAAAAAAAGGATTCTGGATCGGTGA
- a CDS encoding FlgO family outer membrane protein, which yields MFKKTQISMEHIRACFINSGSHLCKHWFFVSLTLFSLISFITGCSSFNGTPLEKYLGADTNLITFSYTIADNLVQRANPPLVPHHPDMPVLVTTVVDNNNLKRTSRFGRILQEHIASRFVQRGYTVKEIKLASTLKIIPGSGETILTRNLSLLEGSSSAQAIFVGTFSYTQTTMYISVRLINPVNNNIIATDDYQLPMDDNILAMFGLQRLDSQDDMIEEPPRPFLNSVFN from the coding sequence ATGTTTAAAAAAACTCAGATCAGCATGGAACATATAAGAGCCTGTTTCATCAATTCAGGCAGTCACCTCTGCAAACACTGGTTCTTTGTTTCCCTGACACTGTTTTCTCTTATTTCTTTTATTACAGGCTGTTCTTCTTTTAATGGCACACCTCTTGAAAAATACCTTGGTGCCGACACCAACCTCATTACCTTTTCCTATACCATTGCCGATAATCTTGTTCAGCGGGCAAATCCTCCACTGGTCCCTCACCATCCGGATATGCCGGTTCTTGTCACGACTGTTGTGGATAACAATAATCTCAAAAGAACATCCAGATTCGGCAGAATTCTCCAGGAACATATTGCCTCGAGATTCGTGCAGCGGGGATACACCGTAAAAGAAATAAAACTTGCCTCCACTCTGAAGATAATACCCGGCTCAGGTGAAACTATTCTCACCAGAAATCTATCCCTCCTGGAGGGGAGTAGCAGTGCTCAGGCCATCTTTGTCGGAACATTTTCGTACACCCAAACAACCATGTATATATCAGTGCGGCTCATTAATCCCGTCAACAACAATATCATCGCTACAGACGACTACCAGCTTCCCATGGATGACAATATTCTCGCCATGTTTGGTCTCCAGCGCCTTGATAGTCAGGATGACATGATTGAAGAACCCCCAAGACCTTTTTTAAATTCCGTTTTCAACTGA
- a CDS encoding SDR family oxidoreductase, with product MRLQNKYALIPGASRPIGRAVARKFAKEGAFLFLPYYDWPDSTREMEEEFTSAGYSFFSCQVDLRNIKEVKKLVSEIKKRTATLDFLINNIERGGMPVVHGSYDRPHNSNQWDTEVDTTLKAKWLLYHHCLPLLQHSSCGSVLNISSIAAITGRSGPGGLFFNDGYSAANHAIGSLTKTWARELSPRGRVNELMLGLVESRHGPGTRGWQVLTEEEQNNLREHILLNRFGTPEEVAELAFFLAVEATYLTGTIIPMDGGFSLGGDSIQPMPEGVLS from the coding sequence ATGCGACTGCAAAATAAATATGCGCTTATTCCGGGTGCTTCACGACCGATAGGCCGGGCTGTGGCAAGAAAATTTGCCAAAGAAGGGGCCTTTCTCTTTTTGCCATATTATGACTGGCCGGATTCCACCCGCGAAATGGAAGAAGAATTTACTTCCGCCGGTTATTCATTTTTCTCCTGCCAGGTTGATCTGCGAAACATAAAAGAGGTGAAAAAACTCGTTTCAGAAATAAAAAAGAGAACAGCCACACTCGATTTTCTCATCAATAACATCGAAAGGGGTGGAATGCCGGTCGTCCACGGTAGTTATGACCGCCCCCACAACAGTAATCAATGGGATACTGAGGTTGACACAACGCTTAAGGCAAAATGGCTGCTCTATCATCATTGCCTTCCACTTCTCCAGCACAGTTCATGTGGTTCTGTCCTCAATATCTCCTCAATAGCCGCCATAACCGGAAGAAGCGGGCCTGGAGGTCTTTTTTTTAATGACGGTTACAGTGCAGCTAATCATGCAATCGGTTCGTTAACCAAAACATGGGCCAGGGAGTTGAGTCCGAGGGGAAGAGTGAACGAACTGATGCTAGGACTAGTCGAATCCCGCCATGGGCCGGGTACACGAGGATGGCAGGTATTGACGGAAGAGGAGCAAAACAACCTGAGAGAACATATTCTCCTTAATCGTTTCGGTACTCCTGAAGAAGTGGCTGAATTGGCTTTTTTTCTGGCAGTGGAAGCAACGTATTTAACCGGAACAATAATACCCATGGATGGTGGTTTTTCCCTGGGAGGAGATTCGATTCAGCCAATGCCTGAAGGAGTTCTTTCCTGA